Genomic DNA from Candidatus Binatia bacterium:
CCACGCATTGTCGGGAAAGCCATGTAAGCAGAGCAGTAACTTGCCCGGCTCGCCTGCTTCGAGGAGCCCCACCGAGAGCTCCCCAACTGGAACCATACGCTCGCGAATGAACGCTCCCATAGTCGGATACGCTTCCCTCAAAGGCCGAGGACGTCACGCATCGTGTATCGGCCATTTGGTTGGTTTTTGAGCCAAACCGCGGCCCTGATCGCTCCCCGAGCAAAGCACTCACGGCTTTGGGCACGGTGGGTAAGCTCAATCCGCTCCGCGTTACCAGCAAAGAGAACAATGTGATCGCCAACAACGTCCCCTCCACGCGCGGCGAGGATACCAATCTGGTTGCGAGGTCTCGGGCCAACGCGACCTTCGCGCCCGTAGCAAAAGGTGGTGTCACTCAGGCCCTTTGCTTGGGCGATGACCCTAGCGAGAGAGAGAGCTGTTCCGCTGGGTGCATCCACCTTATGGCGGTGGTGAAGCTCGAGGATTTCGACGTCAAAACCATCGCCTAGAGCTCGCGCCCCGAGCTCGACTAGCTTCGTCAGGAGTGCAACCCCGAGGCTCATGTTGGAAGAAATCAGGCAGCGCGTTTGCGGAGCAAGTCGCTCAAGTTCCGCCTCCTGGGCAGCGGAAAAGCCGGTGGTTCCAACTACGATGGGCGCTTGATGATTCACAGCGATACGAAGGTGCTCTAGTGTGGCTTCTGGCGAGCTAAAGTCGACCACCACGGTATCGCGCGTAATCAGCCGGCTTAGGTCGCTCGTGATCGCCACGCCACTA
This window encodes:
- the dapB gene encoding 4-hydroxy-tetrahydrodipicolinate reductase, which codes for MTTELIVCGAAGRMGREIVRLLAQHRDVVLKGAIEAPHHALLGQDAGVTAGAPASGVAITSDLSRLITRDTVVVDFSSPEATLEHLRIAVNHQAPIVVGTTGFSAAQEAELERLAPQTRCLISSNMSLGVALLTKLVELGARALGDGFDVEILELHHRHKVDAPSGTALSLARVIAQAKGLSDTTFCYGREGRVGPRPRNQIGILAARGGDVVGDHIVLFAGNAERIELTHRAQSRECFARGAIRAAVWLKNQPNGRYTMRDVLGL